One Gossypium raimondii isolate GPD5lz chromosome 3, ASM2569854v1, whole genome shotgun sequence genomic window carries:
- the LOC105793821 gene encoding aldehyde oxidase GLOX → MSSLTFILSVLLFQLLCTSHPCQRILTSAAAGGRWQLLQKSIGISAMHMQLLSNDRVVAFDRTDFGPSNLPLPKGKCRFDLNDTALKQDCTAHSIEYDVLSNKFRPLMVQTDVWCSSGAVTPNGDLVQTGGFNDGERKVRVFSPCSSCDWQESNNGLAARRWYSTNHILPDGRQIIVGGRKQFNYEFVPKNIAANTFDLPFLFETNDREVENNLYPFVFLNVDGNLFVFANNRAILLDYVKNKVVKRYPTIPGGDPRSYPSTGSAVLLPLKNFKASAIQAEVLVCGGAPKGSYSQATQGEFIGALKTCARIIITDPNPKWVIETMPLARVMGDMILLPNGNVLLINGAGSGSAGWEFGRNPVLNPVLYRPDNKIGTRFETHTPTKIPRMYHSTAALLRDGRVLVGGSNPHTYYNFTSVLFPTELSLEAFCPPYLEAKFNNLRPTIVGPNSMSGISYGKTLTLEMEIRGKVEEKLVWITMVAPAFNTHSFSMNQRLLVLGNDKITALGESRYNIEVRTPRSGNLAPAGFYLLFVVHQDIPSMGIWVKLQ, encoded by the coding sequence ATGTCATCATTAACATTTATTTTGTCAGTCTTATTGTTTCAACTCCTCTGTACCTCACACCCATGTCAACGCATCCTCACCTCCGCCGCAGCTGGCGGAAGGTGGCAACTCCTGCAAAAAAGCATCGGCATCTCCGCCATGCACATGCAACTCCTTAGCAATGACCGTGTCGTTGCCTTTGATAGAACTGATTTTGGGCCATCAAATCTGCCACTACCGAAAGGGAAATGCCGTTTTGACTTGAATGACACTGCTCTCAAACAGGATTGCACGGCGCATTCAATTGAGTACGATGTTTTATCGAATAAGTTCAGGCCACTTATGGTCCAAACCGACGTCTGGTGCTCTTCCGGTGCCGTCACGCCCAATGGTGATCTAGTCCAAACCGGTGGCTTCAATGACGGTGAACGTAAAGTGAGGGTCTTTAGCCCGTGCAGTTCATGCGATTGGCAAGAATCAAATAACGGGTTAGCAGCCAGAAGATGGTATTCGACCAACCATATCTTGCCAGATGGAAGACAAATCATTGTCGGCGGTCGAAAGCAATTTAACTACGAGTTTGTTCCTAAAAACATAGCGGCCAACACGTTCGATTTGCCTTTCTTGTTTGAAACCAATGATCGAGAAGTCGAGAACAATCTCTACCCTTTTGTTTTCCTTAATGTTGATGGAAACTTATTTGTTTTCGCTAACAATCGAGCCATTTTGCTTGATTACGTGAAAAATAAAGTTGTCAAGAGGTATCCGACAATTCCAGGTGGCGATCCTAGAAGCTATCCAAGCACTGGTTCGGCTGTCTTGCTTCCATTGAAGAACTTCAAAGCATCAGCTATTCAAGCTGAAGTTTTGGTGTGTGGAGGTGCTCCTAAAGGATCTTATTCCCAAGCCACACAAGGTGAGTTCATTGGAGCCTTGAAGACTTGCGCCAGGATCATAATAACCGACCCCAACCCAAAATGGGTCATCGAGACTATGCCACTAGCTAGAGTTATGGGTGACATGATATTGCTTCCAAACGGTAACGTTTTGCTCATTAATGGGGCCGGGTCAGGGTCAGCTGGTTGGGAATTTGGTCGGAACCCGGTTTTAAATCCGGTTTTATACCGGCCGGATAACAAAATCGGAACACGTTTCGAAACACATACCCCGACCAAGATTCCACGGATGTATCACTCCACAGCAGCATTACTTCGTGATGGCAGAGTTTTAGTTGGTGGAAGCAATCCTCATACTTATTACAATTTTACAAGTGTTCTATTCCCTACTGAACTAAGTTTAGAGGCATTCTGTCCGCCGTATTTGGAGGCTAAATTCAACAATTTGCGACCAACAATCGTTGGTCCAAACTCAATGTCGGGAATCAGCTACGGGAAAACGCTAACACTTGAAATGGAGATTAGGGGTAAAGTAGAAGAAAAATTAGTGTGGATAACAATGGTGGCACCAGCTTTCAATACACATTCATTCTCTATGAATCAAAGGTTGCTTGTACTTGGAAATGACAAAATAACAGCTTTGGGGGAATCAAGGTATAACATTGAGGTAAGGACGCCAAGATCGGGTAATCTTGCGCCAGCAgggttttatcttttatttgtgGTCCATCAAGACATTCCCAGCATGGGAATTTGGGTCAAGTTGCAGTAA